In Zetaproteobacteria bacterium, the DNA window CACGATGCCCGCATCCTCACCCACTGCAACGCCGGCTGGCTCGCCTTCGTCGACCACGGCACCGCGCTCTCGCCGATCTATCGCGCCCATGAGAAGGGGAAACGCCCCTTCGTCTGGATCGACGAGACCCGCCCCCGCGGCCAGGGGGCCCGTCTGACCGCCTGGGAGCTGACCCGGGCGGGGATCGAATGCGCCCTGATCGCCGACAACGCCGCCGCCCACTACATGGCGGCGGGGATGGTCGACCTGGTCATCGTCGGCGCCGACCGCATCGCGGCCAACGGCGACACCGCCAACAAGATCGGCACGCTGGAGAAGGCGATCTGCGCCGACCGGTTCGGCATCCCATTCTATGTCGCCGCCCCCTGCGCCACCATCGACCCCGACGCCCCGGAGGGATCGGCCATCCCCATCGAGGAGCGCAGCGCCGACGAGCTGCTGTGGCAGGAGGGGGTGGACGCCGACGGCCGGCGCCACACCATCCGGGTGGCGGCCCCCGGCGTGGCCGCGCACAATCCGGCCTTCGACGTCACGCCGGCCGGGCTGATCCGCGCCATCATCACCGAGCGCGGCATCATCCCCCCCGCCGAGGCCGGCGCAGTGGCGGGCGATCGATAGTCAAGCGCACCGCCGCGCCATAGCTTCGCCCCCAGCCGGCCTCCGCCGACGGCGGCGGCGCGGCCACGGAGGGCCGCGCAACGGGATCGGTCGCCTGCACCGATCCACCGGCGAGGCGGTCGGAACACCGCGTGGTTCGACCGCCGTCGCGCCGGGAACCTCCACGGAGGGAGCTTGTGCGATGCGAT includes these proteins:
- the mtnA gene encoding S-methyl-5-thioribose-1-phosphate isomerase — translated: MKVDGTDYRTVWMEDGVVHMIEQNRLPFEFAIATLPDHEATARAIEEMTVRGAGAIGAAAGYAMAQGFLAAAGDRNRQQQARARILATRPTAQNLFHAVERVWRAGCAGGAEAAVAEAEALADADAEASRRIGLLGDSLIGHDARILTHCNAGWLAFVDHGTALSPIYRAHEKGKRPFVWIDETRPRGQGARLTAWELTRAGIECALIADNAAAHYMAAGMVDLVIVGADRIAANGDTANKIGTLEKAICADRFGIPFYVAAPCATIDPDAPEGSAIPIEERSADELLWQEGVDADGRRHTIRVAAPGVAAHNPAFDVTPAGLIRAIITERGIIPPAEAGAVAGDR